A genomic stretch from Candidatus Methanomethylophilaceae archaeon includes:
- a CDS encoding 2-oxoacid:acceptor oxidoreductase family protein → MDMEICWHGRGGQGLVTANEILAETAIAAGKYVKAFPEFGPERMGAPIRGFTRISEKPIRVHSQVYEPDIVIIMDGTLVGKVDVAKGIKKNSIILANYGGSPKELEAALGVDVECHTLDANKIAIEEIGKPTVNTVMLGALDKVCPIIPYDKLEDQITTKFTGKLSDKVIVKNLSALKRGYKEVQRW, encoded by the coding sequence ATGGACATGGAGATATGTTGGCATGGGAGAGGAGGCCAAGGTCTCGTCACAGCGAACGAGATTCTCGCCGAAACCGCCATCGCCGCCGGAAAATACGTCAAAGCGTTCCCGGAATTCGGCCCAGAGAGGATGGGAGCCCCCATCAGGGGATTCACCAGGATCTCCGAGAAGCCGATAAGGGTCCACAGCCAGGTTTACGAGCCAGACATCGTCATCATCATGGACGGGACCCTCGTCGGGAAAGTCGACGTGGCCAAGGGGATCAAGAAGAATTCCATCATCCTCGCGAACTACGGCGGCTCCCCCAAGGAGCTCGAGGCAGCCCTCGGCGTGGATGTGGAGTGCCACACTCTGGACGCCAACAAGATCGCCATCGAGGAGATCGGAAAGCCTACCGTCAACACCGTAATGCTCGGCGCTCTGGACAAGGTCTGCCCGATAATCCCGTACGACAAGCTGGAGGATCAGATCACGACCAAATTCACAGGCAAGCTTTCCGACAAAGTCATAGTGAAGAACCTTTCCGCCCTCAAGAGGGGATACAAGGAGGTGCAGCGATGGTGA
- the porA gene encoding pyruvate ferredoxin oxidoreductase, which translates to MAMDIAINGDNAVALAWKQIDPDMCAAYPITPQTIIVEKFAEYVANGEVTTEFVCVESEHSALTLCTASESAGARTFTATASQGLAYMWEMLPITAAMRTPLIMAVANRTVSGPININNDHGDAMSARDCGWVMLFSENVQQAYDLSIIAPRIAEHHDVQLPCMVNLDGFILTHAIERMTMVDTADVKKFVGDFKPLYPLLDVKHPVSHGNMDGPDFYYPHKVQSVIAMEKALEVAEDVFAEFRKLTGREYHLLDEYRCDDAEIVAVVLGSSFGTMKETIDQLRDAGIKAGALMPRVFRPWPAAAIAKALAGKKSVVVFDKHLSIGAYGPMFPEIAAACSDLDRLPKMFNVIYGLGGADATVGGFKKIMEEVSAGTASKITYLGVKI; encoded by the coding sequence ATGGCAATGGACATAGCGATAAATGGAGACAACGCAGTCGCTCTCGCCTGGAAGCAGATCGATCCTGACATGTGCGCGGCGTATCCGATTACGCCTCAGACCATCATAGTCGAGAAATTCGCCGAGTATGTGGCGAACGGAGAGGTCACCACCGAATTCGTGTGCGTGGAGTCCGAGCACTCTGCCCTCACTCTGTGCACCGCATCCGAATCCGCCGGAGCGAGGACCTTCACCGCCACCGCGTCCCAGGGCCTCGCGTACATGTGGGAGATGCTCCCCATCACCGCCGCGATGAGGACGCCTCTTATCATGGCCGTCGCCAACAGGACCGTCAGCGGGCCTATCAACATCAACAACGACCACGGAGACGCGATGTCCGCCCGCGACTGCGGATGGGTCATGCTGTTCTCCGAGAACGTCCAGCAGGCCTACGACCTTTCGATCATCGCTCCGAGGATAGCTGAGCACCATGACGTCCAGCTGCCCTGCATGGTCAATCTGGACGGTTTCATACTGACCCACGCCATCGAGAGGATGACCATGGTGGACACCGCCGACGTCAAGAAGTTCGTCGGCGACTTCAAGCCGCTTTACCCTCTGCTCGATGTGAAGCACCCAGTCTCCCACGGCAACATGGACGGGCCCGATTTCTACTATCCACACAAAGTCCAGTCCGTCATCGCGATGGAGAAGGCTTTGGAAGTCGCGGAGGATGTGTTCGCGGAGTTCAGGAAGCTCACCGGAAGGGAATACCATCTCCTGGATGAGTACCGCTGCGACGACGCGGAGATCGTGGCTGTCGTTCTGGGATCTTCCTTCGGAACCATGAAGGAGACCATCGACCAGCTCAGAGACGCCGGCATCAAGGCGGGAGCCCTCATGCCCCGCGTGTTCAGGCCCTGGCCCGCCGCCGCGATCGCGAAGGCCCTGGCCGGCAAGAAGTCCGTGGTCGTCTTCGACAAGCATCTCAGCATAGGCGCATACGGACCGATGTTCCCCGAGATAGCCGCGGCCTGCTCCGATCTGGACAGGCTGCCGAAGATGTTCAACGTCATATACGGCCTCGGAGGTGCGGACGCCACCGTGGGCGGATTCAAGAAGATAATGGAGGAGGTCTCCGCCGGGACCGCTTCCAAGATTACCTATCTGGGGGTGAAGATATGA
- a CDS encoding ATP-binding protein — translation MEYVERKAYLGRMRPFVGNGNAKIVSGIRRSGKSTFLRGLDGIVEGKVLRIDMELWENRALRDPDSLYRRIRSAIDDGYRTIVIDEIQDVKEWQGVVRSLIAEQNCDIFISGSNSKLLSGEFATLLTGRYNMMEMFTLTFPECIEFAGDRQNPGAYAVLDRFLRVGGFPSVWKNEYSESEALSEVKGIVDSILMRDIVSRYDIRRPDLLEKILRFLCDTMGSRVSINSIHAALSSTEGKLSKDLVYSYVSHLESACLIYKAEAYDVKGKRILTSAYKYYPADVGIKNVVCGFRPDDIQGYVENIIFLHMRSRGYDVWIGDCLGKEIDFICRKGSDSVYIQATTRLADEKVVDREFGSLRKVRDSHPKFVVVLENSHLDADMDGIKCVKLTDFLMMFRCLRTVRRRAFRGVCRFDATLLRYQ, via the coding sequence GCGCATGCGGCCGTTCGTCGGAAATGGGAACGCTAAAATCGTCTCGGGAATCAGGAGATCCGGGAAATCCACGTTTCTCCGCGGGCTCGATGGCATCGTCGAAGGGAAGGTTTTGCGCATCGACATGGAGCTGTGGGAGAATAGAGCCCTCAGGGATCCAGATTCTCTTTATCGCCGCATCCGCTCTGCGATAGATGATGGCTATCGGACGATAGTGATAGATGAGATACAAGATGTCAAGGAATGGCAGGGTGTCGTCAGATCTCTGATTGCAGAGCAGAATTGCGATATTTTCATTTCCGGTTCCAACTCCAAGCTTTTGTCGGGAGAGTTTGCCACGCTTCTGACCGGAAGGTACAACATGATGGAAATGTTCACGCTGACCTTCCCGGAATGCATCGAATTCGCAGGGGATCGCCAGAATCCTGGCGCCTACGCCGTGTTGGATAGGTTTCTTCGGGTCGGGGGATTCCCATCCGTATGGAAAAATGAATACTCAGAATCTGAAGCGCTCTCGGAGGTCAAAGGCATCGTGGATTCCATCCTTATGCGCGACATCGTATCGCGCTACGACATAAGGAGGCCAGATCTGTTGGAGAAGATTCTGAGGTTCTTGTGCGACACTATGGGCAGCAGAGTCTCGATAAACAGCATCCATGCGGCGTTGTCTTCGACCGAGGGGAAGCTGTCCAAGGATCTGGTGTATTCTTACGTATCCCATCTGGAATCCGCATGCCTGATATACAAGGCAGAAGCGTACGATGTCAAAGGAAAGAGGATTCTGACTTCCGCCTACAAGTATTACCCTGCCGATGTCGGGATCAAGAATGTCGTCTGCGGATTTCGGCCGGACGACATCCAGGGATACGTGGAAAACATTATTTTTCTGCATATGAGGTCGAGGGGCTACGACGTTTGGATAGGAGACTGCCTGGGAAAGGAGATCGACTTCATATGCAGGAAAGGCTCCGATTCTGTCTATATCCAAGCGACGACCAGGCTTGCGGATGAAAAGGTTGTCGACAGAGAGTTCGGGAGCCTCAGAAAGGTGCGGGATAGCCACCCAAAATTCGTGGTAGTCTTGGAGAATTCCCATCTGGATGCTGATATGGACGGCATAAAGTGCGTGAAGCTTACCGATTTTCTGATGATGTTCCGATGTCTCCGGACCGTGCGCCGGCGGGCCTTCCGGGGCGTCTGTCGATTTGATGCCACATTGCTACGATATCAATAA
- a CDS encoding pyruvate ferredoxin oxidoreductase (catalyzes the formation of acetyl-CoA from pyruvate and coenzyme A), producing the protein MTSLSLKDLTQRPERLVSGHRLCAGCAESIIAKQILMGTEDPIVVSGSTGCFEVSTTIFPYTSWNVPYIHTAFGNGAATCAGVETAYTALKKKGKIGENLKFVNFAGDGATYDIGLQALSGAMERGHKMMYVCLNNEAYMNTGIQRSSATGMGASTTTSWAGSMAYGKKEFPKDLTAILVAHNIPYVAQVSPHNWRDTVTKASKGFAADGPSFINALSPCPRGWRFASEDTIAMAKLGVETCVWPLYEVVNGAYTLTAESARIADGKAEKKPVIEWIKSQGRFKHLLQDRWEPVVESIQDEVDKRWNKLVKLSEEF; encoded by the coding sequence ATGACTTCTCTGTCTCTCAAAGACCTCACGCAGAGGCCGGAAAGGCTCGTCAGCGGGCACAGGCTCTGCGCGGGATGCGCCGAGTCCATCATTGCGAAGCAGATCCTCATGGGAACCGAGGATCCCATCGTCGTTTCCGGATCCACCGGATGCTTCGAAGTTTCCACTACCATCTTCCCTTACACCTCGTGGAATGTCCCGTACATCCACACCGCGTTCGGGAACGGGGCGGCCACCTGCGCCGGAGTCGAGACGGCCTATACCGCGCTCAAGAAGAAGGGCAAGATCGGCGAGAACCTGAAGTTCGTCAACTTCGCCGGAGACGGGGCCACATACGACATCGGCCTTCAGGCGCTTTCCGGCGCCATGGAGAGGGGCCACAAGATGATGTACGTCTGCCTGAACAACGAGGCTTACATGAACACAGGCATCCAGAGGTCCTCCGCTACCGGGATGGGAGCTTCCACCACCACTTCCTGGGCCGGATCCATGGCCTACGGAAAGAAGGAGTTCCCCAAGGACCTGACTGCGATCCTGGTCGCCCACAATATACCCTACGTGGCTCAGGTATCTCCCCACAACTGGAGGGACACCGTGACCAAGGCCTCCAAGGGATTCGCCGCGGACGGCCCGAGCTTCATCAACGCGCTCTCCCCCTGCCCCAGAGGCTGGAGGTTCGCGTCCGAGGACACCATCGCCATGGCCAAGCTCGGTGTGGAGACCTGCGTCTGGCCTCTGTACGAAGTTGTCAACGGCGCCTACACCCTCACGGCAGAGAGCGCCAGGATCGCCGATGGCAAGGCGGAGAAGAAGCCGGTCATCGAGTGGATCAAGTCCCAGGGCAGGTTCAAGCACCTTCTGCAGGACAGGTGGGAGCCTGTCGTCGAGTCCATCCAGGACGAAGTCGACAAGAGATGGAACAAGCTCGTGAAGCTCTCCGAGGAATTCTGA
- a CDS encoding 4Fe-4S binding protein codes for MVMANPSDLVVGGRIIKPGSSEQFYTGDWRSFVPVVDQDKCIDCMTCWIYCPDNSIVFRDNKMSGIKLTHCKGCGICSKVCPKKAITMKEE; via the coding sequence ATGGTGATGGCCAACCCAAGCGACCTCGTCGTCGGAGGGCGCATAATCAAGCCCGGATCCTCCGAGCAATTCTACACCGGGGACTGGAGAAGCTTCGTCCCGGTGGTCGACCAGGACAAGTGCATCGACTGCATGACCTGCTGGATATACTGCCCCGACAACAGCATCGTGTTCAGGGACAACAAGATGTCCGGAATCAAGCTCACGCACTGCAAAGGGTGCGGAATCTGCTCCAAGGTCTGCCCCAAGAAGGCCATAACCATGAAGGAGGAGTGA
- a CDS encoding InlB B-repeat-containing protein, with amino-acid sequence MSKTMAGFFRPLSRGKMQEGGENEHLNLSAAFLLVLVAVVSIAAVSSMGESDASSDFQINVSNTLSGNYAAVEVSLENNPGIWSIEMTLNYPSEAMSLNQNSIVSGSILEMTAGADNNGTYGIYGEASGFEDVSKNGVLLALGFDIKTDMESNQIALLLSDIIVFNVSGDEIGCNVKSSAIASGGGILGDVDGNSKINGLDSLALKKYLAKWDIPIVMQNADADRNGKINGLDSLMIKKHLAKIDVGLGKRIFAGDVVASVVYGDSTQTINGITSEKNLIVPLYGTVKASDMPASKELAITITDVPPVITYTVKFDANGGSPVSYAQTVISGENAADPGSPSREGYTFKGWYTEPYGGDKFDFSTTSIDSDTILYAHWKLNKYDVTVKFTCNEQEIVPSITTSQYYGSKYTYNYMDYPGDQSQGVPAAPEAFKGYVLISDEEYTITVQVKPYGSKIVNIIEFKFDHAKQHVMLWLQGDSGYNLSFDVNYGDCFNQVIAAYGDNIGKKIGIAFEEYGTYSYAPSTVTHNGSTLTLNVIDAANTEIIYGPITENVILYYNYDSGYANRHTVSFVAYPEKYGSVNRASITVEHGTELTIDGNAISIGKYGTITATPTVSTLGDYAYGFVGWVNVPETVTKNLVIYAYFDRAPLKYAVNVIFTCEGQEIVPGISFARDYGSAFTYNYMDYPGYPSKGVPAAPEAFEGYVLISAEEYTITVQANPTGSKIVNTIEFKFDHIKQHVLLWLQGDPGYNLSFDVNYGDDFNQVIQAYGDNVGKKMGFAFEEYGKYSYAPVTTTFSGSTLTLNVIDLANTEVIFGPITSDIILYYNYR; translated from the coding sequence ATGTCAAAAACAATGGCCGGATTCTTCCGCCCGCTTTCCCGCGGAAAAATGCAAGAGGGAGGGGAGAATGAACATCTGAATCTGTCAGCAGCATTTCTGCTGGTCCTTGTCGCGGTGGTTTCCATAGCGGCAGTCTCGTCAATGGGAGAATCTGATGCGTCATCGGATTTCCAGATCAATGTCAGCAATACATTGAGCGGAAATTACGCCGCAGTCGAAGTGTCCCTGGAGAATAACCCTGGTATTTGGTCCATCGAGATGACCCTCAATTATCCTTCTGAAGCGATGTCGCTCAATCAAAACAGCATCGTCTCCGGCAGCATACTCGAGATGACAGCGGGCGCAGATAACAACGGAACTTACGGAATATACGGGGAAGCTTCCGGATTCGAGGATGTCAGCAAAAACGGAGTGCTGCTGGCGCTCGGATTCGACATCAAAACCGATATGGAAAGCAACCAGATTGCCCTGCTTCTCAGCGATATAATCGTTTTCAATGTCAGCGGGGATGAGATAGGATGCAATGTCAAGTCTTCCGCGATAGCTTCCGGCGGAGGAATACTGGGCGATGTCGACGGAAACAGCAAAATCAACGGGCTAGACTCGCTCGCTCTGAAGAAATATCTCGCCAAGTGGGACATTCCCATAGTAATGCAGAATGCCGACGCCGACAGGAACGGCAAGATAAACGGGCTAGATTCCCTCATGATAAAGAAGCATCTCGCGAAAATCGATGTCGGCCTCGGGAAGAGAATCTTTGCCGGCGATGTCGTCGCATCCGTGGTCTATGGCGATTCAACCCAGACGATAAACGGGATCACTTCCGAAAAGAATCTGATCGTCCCTCTGTATGGGACAGTAAAAGCCAGCGACATGCCCGCCAGCAAGGAATTGGCCATCACCATCACCGATGTGCCTCCGGTCATCACATACACGGTAAAATTCGATGCCAACGGAGGATCTCCGGTGTCTTATGCTCAGACCGTCATATCCGGGGAGAACGCCGCCGATCCCGGGTCTCCCTCAAGAGAGGGGTATACTTTCAAAGGATGGTACACAGAACCTTATGGGGGCGACAAGTTTGATTTCAGCACCACTTCCATAGATTCGGATACGATTCTGTATGCACATTGGAAGCTGAACAAATATGATGTGACCGTGAAATTTACCTGCAACGAACAGGAAATAGTTCCCAGCATTACCACTTCCCAGTATTACGGCTCCAAATACACATACAATTACATGGACTATCCGGGGGATCAATCCCAAGGAGTTCCTGCCGCGCCCGAAGCGTTCAAGGGATACGTGTTGATCTCCGATGAGGAATACACCATCACCGTCCAGGTCAAGCCCTATGGAAGCAAGATCGTGAACATCATCGAGTTCAAGTTTGATCATGCCAAGCAGCATGTCATGTTATGGCTACAGGGGGATTCCGGATACAATCTCTCCTTCGATGTCAATTATGGCGACTGCTTCAACCAGGTCATTGCTGCTTACGGAGATAACATCGGAAAGAAAATAGGAATCGCCTTTGAAGAGTACGGAACTTATAGTTATGCCCCTTCTACTGTAACTCACAATGGATCTACTCTGACCCTCAATGTTATCGACGCCGCCAATACAGAGATCATCTATGGGCCAATTACTGAGAACGTTATTCTCTACTACAATTATGATTCTGGATATGCAAATCGTCACACTGTAAGTTTTGTTGCGTATCCAGAAAAATATGGGTCTGTCAATAGGGCTTCTATCACCGTTGAACATGGCACTGAGCTCACTATCGATGGCAATGCCATTTCGATAGGGAAGTATGGAACTATAACTGCCACTCCAACAGTATCAACGTTAGGAGATTATGCCTATGGCTTTGTAGGCTGGGTCAATGTCCCTGAAACCGTCACCAAGAATTTGGTTATCTATGCATATTTTGATAGGGCTCCATTGAAGTACGCAGTAAACGTCATCTTCACCTGCGAAGGACAGGAAATCGTTCCAGGCATTTCCTTTGCTCGGGATTACGGCTCCGCATTCACCTACAATTACATGGATTATCCTGGATACCCCTCTAAAGGGGTTCCCGCTGCTCCCGAAGCATTCGAAGGATACGTCCTGATCTCCGCCGAGGAGTACACCATCACCGTCCAGGCCAACCCCACCGGAAGCAAGATTGTTAATACCATCGAGTTCAAGTTCGATCACATCAAGCAGCACGTCTTGCTGTGGCTCCAGGGCGATCCCGGATACAACCTCTCCTTCGATGTCAACTACGGCGATGACTTCAACCAGGTCATCCAGGCCTACGGAGACAACGTCGGAAAGAAGATGGGATTCGCCTTCGAAGAGTACGGAAAGTACAGCTATGCTCCCGTCACCACTACCTTTAGTGGATCCACTCTGACCCTCAACGTTATCGATTTAGCTAACACTGAGGTTATTTTTGGGCCAATCACCAGTGACATTATTCTCTACTACAATTACAGATGA